A stretch of Ranitomeya variabilis isolate aRanVar5 chromosome 3, aRanVar5.hap1, whole genome shotgun sequence DNA encodes these proteins:
- the LOC143818178 gene encoding uncharacterized protein LOC143818178, with translation MPEFLHLSSVLHDAIKALGDRMDASHNLLNARIQEVSNSLDQVKADLQRPAHHFFNQIEQGMSEHLTPDLQLSVMQACNAAYVQAMQQSLYFQQTVGAYPPVPSLSRLMSTSAASHCTATSIPSTAGHHYSTTTMPSAVRHPTATTMTSAAPAWTSSTDTTMQQDPGMAFRTASSTMQQDPGMAFCKASSTMQQDPGMGFRTASSTMQQDPGMAFRTASSTMQQDSGMAARSTSTMDSGLAARSTSTMDSGMAARSTSTMDSDTVQPDPDRSPTTTPCHMSPPRPPTTRQTKKKNTKKTKNKDS, from the coding sequence atgcccgagtttttgcacttgagctcggttttacacgatgcgatcaaggctttgggtgaccgaatggatgcttcgcataacctcttaaatgcacgtatccaggaggtcagcaacagccttgatcaagtgaaagccgatctccagaggccagcacatcatttttttaatcaaattgagcagggcatgtcggaacatcttactcctgatctccagctgagtgtcatgcaggcctgcaatgctgcttacgtgcaggctatgcagcagagtctgtattttcagcagacagtgggggcatatccacctgtgccttcactgtcacgcttgatgtcgacttctgctgcatcccactgcacggccacctcaattccttccacagccggacaccactacagtaccaccaccatgccgagtgcagttagacatcccaccgccaccaccatgacatccgctgctcctgcttggacctcctccactgacaccacgatgcagcaggaccctggcatggccttccgtaccgcctcctccacgatgcagcaggaccctggcatggccttctgtaaagcctcctccacgatgcagcaggaccctggcatgggcttccgtaccgcctcctccacgatgcagcaggaccctggcatggccttccgtaccgcctcctccactatgcagcaggactctggcatggctgcacgctctacgagcactatggactctggcctggctgcacgctctacgagcactatggactctggcatggctgcacgatctacgagcactatggactctgacacagtgcagccggaccctgacaggtcacccaccaccacgccatgccatatgagcccaccaagacctcccacaaccaggcaaacaaaaaaaaaaaacacaaaaaaaacaaaaaacaaggactcttaa